A genomic region of Trifolium pratense cultivar HEN17-A07 linkage group LG3, ARS_RC_1.1, whole genome shotgun sequence contains the following coding sequences:
- the LOC123916508 gene encoding uncharacterized protein LOC123916508, with protein sequence MVDSVVKKVAPLACTRLESQKGCSDVFPDELEKHFGDPILFKVRKHYDCHSCGAISVEVLDIHFDSDLLDIYFNPNHHAYFKKEVLVNNVESSSFFNPKLNFVDTKAEFSKSIESVDQIVPSIESNFSILDSYIGNRSVKRLKDFFVSKDDGVCVVFGWYDSVLEGVDMWYPDDQSSIQPRFRLKLKIHDESNEAIFILLDDQVKKLALETCSLLVSIGESCSMYPNDLDLICGDAVLIKVVKKVSVDSKETASF encoded by the exons ATGGTTGATAGTGTTGTCAAGAAAGTTGCCCCTCTTGCATGTACTAGGTTAGAATCCCAG AAGGGATGCTCAGATGTTTTTCCTGATGAATTGGAAAAGCATTTTGGTGATCCAATATTATTTAAAGTTAGAAAGCATTATGATTGTCACTCTTGTGGAGCTATTTCTGTTGAAGTTTTGGATATTCACTTTGATTCTGATCTTTTGGATATCTACTTTAATCCAAATCACCATGCCTATTTCAAAAAA GAAGTGTTGGTGAACAATGTTGAGTCAAGTAGTTTTTTCAATCCAAAGTTAAATTTTGTTGACACTAAAGCTGAGTTTTCCAAGTCTATTGAATCAGTTGATCAGATTGTTCCTTCTATTGAATCCAATTTCTCTATACTTGATTCTTACATTGGAAATCGCTCTGTTAAGAGGCTAAAGGACTTCTTTGTTTCCAAGGATGATGgagtttgtgttgtttttggTTGGTATGATTCTGTTCTCGAAGGGGTTGATATGTGGTATCCAGATGATCAATCTTCTATTCAACCAAG ATTCCGTTTGAAGTTAAAGATTCATGATGAATCCAATGAAGctatttttatacttttggATGATCAAGTAAAAAAGTTGGCTTTGGAGACATGTAGCCTATTAGTTTCCATT GGAGAAAGTTGTTCAATGTATCCCAATGACTTAGACCTTATATGTGGTGATGCTGTTCTCATCAAGGTTGTTAAAAAAGTTTCAGTTGATTCTAAGGAGACTGCTTCATTTTAA